In one Azospirillum sp. TSH100 genomic region, the following are encoded:
- a CDS encoding methyl-accepting chemotaxis protein, producing the protein MAKIQAFGQLTIRAKIIIAVLGTVVMAGAFGLFTLSRLEILNNAAETMRSRSLPATQLAGQLTSAAQSHRIAEAAYALATNEMQVNQAEKGWTDAVTEVAARRQAAGARFTGGEGAARLTAFDEAWTAYAAAADRVRSQARDGNAQSAVSVFKRPSAVAFARVQEALDALVEGTMADAGTVADQGAEVYANAHGMVLGGVTLCTLLALGFGAVLVRGISRPILDVASALERLAARDFSASFEEGRRDEIGRMATAARVFRDTMLDTERLQQEQERLKTAAAEERRRELRTLADGFEATVKRLVEALSASTAEMAAASSAMAEGAAETARHSDAVSSAAGRASANVDSVAAATAELSASFAGIARLVADSAGIAADATRDAERSTAVMGSLAEAAEEIGKVVDMISGIAGQTNLLALNATIEAARAGEAGKGFAVVASEVKQLAGQTAKATAEIQARIAEIQNASGTAVDTIGAVTRTIARLNEISSEVAAAVEQQTAAVGEIAANIQDAADGTRSVSDNIAAVTAAAASAEQASGVMVRSVDTVTDDAGRMRQEVDGFLGALRAS; encoded by the coding sequence ATGGCTAAAATTCAAGCATTCGGGCAGTTGACCATCCGCGCCAAGATCATCATCGCGGTGCTCGGCACTGTGGTGATGGCCGGTGCCTTCGGGCTTTTCACCCTCAGCCGGCTTGAAATCCTAAACAATGCCGCCGAAACCATGCGCAGCCGCTCGCTGCCGGCGACCCAGCTGGCCGGTCAGCTGACCTCTGCCGCCCAGAGCCACCGCATCGCCGAAGCCGCCTATGCGCTCGCCACCAACGAGATGCAGGTGAACCAGGCGGAAAAGGGCTGGACCGACGCGGTGACCGAGGTCGCGGCCCGCCGTCAGGCCGCGGGAGCCCGCTTCACCGGCGGCGAGGGCGCGGCCCGGCTGACCGCCTTCGACGAGGCCTGGACCGCCTATGCCGCCGCGGCCGACCGGGTGCGCAGTCAGGCGCGCGACGGCAACGCCCAATCCGCGGTCAGCGTCTTCAAACGCCCAAGCGCCGTCGCCTTCGCCCGCGTGCAGGAGGCTTTGGACGCGCTGGTCGAAGGCACCATGGCCGATGCCGGCACCGTCGCCGACCAGGGGGCGGAGGTCTACGCCAACGCCCATGGGATGGTGCTGGGCGGGGTGACGCTGTGCACCCTGCTGGCGCTCGGTTTCGGTGCTGTGCTGGTGCGCGGCATCTCCCGCCCGATCCTCGACGTGGCAAGCGCTTTGGAACGGCTGGCAGCACGCGACTTCAGCGCCAGTTTCGAGGAGGGCCGCCGCGACGAGATCGGCCGCATGGCGACCGCCGCCCGGGTCTTCCGCGACACCATGCTCGACACCGAGCGCCTCCAGCAGGAACAGGAACGGCTGAAGACCGCCGCCGCCGAGGAGCGCCGCCGCGAGCTGCGCACCCTGGCCGACGGCTTCGAGGCGACGGTGAAGCGCCTTGTCGAAGCGCTGTCAGCCTCCACCGCCGAGATGGCCGCCGCATCATCCGCCATGGCGGAGGGTGCCGCCGAGACGGCGCGCCATTCCGACGCGGTGTCGTCGGCCGCAGGCCGGGCCTCGGCCAATGTCGACAGCGTCGCCGCCGCCACCGCCGAACTGTCGGCCAGCTTCGCCGGCATCGCCCGTCTGGTCGCCGATTCCGCCGGCATCGCCGCCGACGCCACCCGCGACGCCGAACGCAGCACCGCCGTGATGGGCAGCCTCGCCGAGGCGGCGGAGGAGATCGGCAAGGTGGTCGACATGATTTCCGGCATCGCCGGCCAGACCAACCTGCTGGCGCTGAACGCCACCATCGAGGCCGCCCGCGCCGGCGAGGCCGGCAAGGGCTTCGCCGTCGTGGCGAGCGAGGTGAAGCAACTCGCCGGCCAGACCGCCAAGGCGACCGCCGAGATCCAGGCGCGCATCGCCGAGATCCAGAATGCGTCCGGCACCGCCGTCGACACCATCGGGGCGGTGACCCGCACCATCGCCCGCCTGAACGAAATATCGTCCGAGGTCGCCGCCGCGGTCGAACAGCAGACCGCCGCGGTGGGCGAGATCGCCGCCAACATCCAGGACGCCGCCGACGGCACCCGCAGCGTCTCCGACAACATCGCCGCCGTCACCGCCGCCGCCGCGTCCGCCGAACAGGCCAGCGGCGTGATGGTGCGTTCGGTCGACACGGTGACGGACGATGCCGGGCGGATGCGCCAGGAGGTCGACGGCTTCCTGGGGGCGCTGCGGGCGTCGTAA
- a CDS encoding hydrogen peroxide-inducible genes activator, with translation MKPLPTLRQLRYLVAVVDRCHFGQAAEDCLVSQSTLSAGLQELEDLLGATLVERTRRSVLPTPLGRDIAERARQLLKGAEELVDITRSAADPMSGALHLGVIPTIGPFLIPRVMPALRETFPRLRLYLREDQTARLLEQLNAGKLDAALLALPYPMGDLETEDIAEDRFSFVCPTGHRLGGGDPAQPVTVPSEDLLLLEDGHCLRDHAMAACALDSTPHNTAFQGTSLHTLVQMVANGLGVTLLPQMAVDSGILRGLDLAVRPLAADRPGRRIALAWRKTSGRKETFQRLAEALRAEMAPKGD, from the coding sequence ATGAAACCGCTCCCCACCCTGCGCCAGCTCCGCTATCTCGTCGCCGTCGTCGACCGCTGCCATTTCGGGCAGGCGGCGGAGGACTGCCTCGTCAGCCAGTCGACGCTGAGCGCCGGCTTGCAGGAGCTGGAAGACCTGCTGGGCGCCACGCTGGTGGAGCGCACGCGCCGTTCCGTGCTGCCGACCCCGCTCGGCCGCGACATCGCGGAGCGGGCGCGGCAATTGCTGAAGGGGGCGGAGGAACTGGTGGACATCACCCGCTCGGCCGCCGACCCGATGTCGGGTGCCCTGCATCTGGGGGTGATCCCGACCATCGGCCCCTTCCTGATCCCCCGCGTCATGCCGGCCCTGCGCGAGACCTTCCCGCGCCTGCGGCTCTACCTGCGCGAGGATCAGACGGCACGGCTGCTGGAGCAGCTGAACGCCGGCAAGCTGGACGCGGCGTTGCTGGCCCTGCCCTATCCGATGGGCGACCTGGAGACGGAGGACATCGCGGAGGACCGTTTCTCCTTCGTCTGCCCCACCGGCCATCGGCTGGGCGGCGGCGATCCGGCGCAGCCGGTGACGGTGCCGTCGGAGGATCTGCTGCTGCTGGAGGACGGGCACTGCCTGCGCGACCACGCCATGGCCGCCTGCGCCCTGGACAGCACGCCGCACAACACCGCCTTCCAGGGCACCAGCCTGCACACGCTCGTGCAGATGGTGGCGAACGGGCTGGGGGTGACGCTGCTGCCGCAGATGGCGGTCGATTCGGGCATCCTGCGCGGGCTGGATCTGGCGGTGCGCCCGTTGGCCGCCGACCGGCCGGGGCGGCGGATCGCGCTGGCCTGGAGGAAGACCTCGGGACGGAAGGAGACCTTCCAGCGGCTGGCCGAGGCGCTGAGGGCGGAGATGGCGCCGAAGGGGGACTGA
- a CDS encoding prephenate/arogenate dehydrogenase family protein, with product MSTAIADSAFAPGPLFDRVAIIGIGLIGSSLARALAEYGIARQVVCADRSAEACAKALELGIVAEASTDPALVLAGADLVVLATPVGSYAAVGEAIGPLLKRGTIVTDVGSVKQAALRDIGPHLPDGVPLIPGHPVAGTEHSGPEAGFATLFQGRWCILTPPTGSDRQALERVTELWRRVGSTVEIMEASHHDRVLAITSHLPHLIAYTIVGTASDLEEDTKSEVIKFSAGGFRDFTRIAASDPVMWRDIFLNNREAVLEILQRFTEDLTALQRSIRWGEGEQLQDHFTKTRAVRRGIIDAKQA from the coding sequence ATGTCCACCGCCATTGCTGATAGCGCTTTCGCCCCTGGCCCCCTGTTCGACCGCGTCGCCATCATCGGCATCGGCCTGATCGGCTCCTCCCTGGCGCGGGCGCTGGCGGAGTATGGCATCGCGCGGCAGGTGGTCTGCGCCGACCGCAGTGCCGAGGCCTGCGCCAAGGCACTGGAGCTCGGCATCGTGGCGGAGGCCTCGACCGATCCGGCACTGGTCCTGGCTGGCGCCGATCTGGTGGTGCTGGCGACTCCGGTCGGCAGCTATGCCGCGGTGGGCGAGGCGATCGGGCCGCTGCTGAAGCGGGGAACCATCGTCACCGACGTCGGCTCGGTCAAGCAGGCGGCACTGCGCGACATCGGGCCGCACCTGCCCGACGGCGTTCCTCTGATCCCCGGCCACCCGGTGGCGGGCACCGAGCATTCCGGTCCTGAAGCCGGCTTCGCCACCCTGTTCCAAGGCCGCTGGTGCATCCTGACCCCGCCGACCGGCAGCGACCGCCAGGCGCTGGAGCGGGTGACGGAACTGTGGCGCCGTGTCGGCTCCACCGTGGAGATCATGGAGGCCAGCCACCATGACCGGGTGCTGGCCATCACTTCGCACCTGCCGCACCTGATCGCCTACACCATCGTCGGCACCGCGTCGGACCTGGAGGAGGACACCAAGTCCGAGGTCATCAAGTTCTCGGCCGGCGGCTTCCGCGACTTCACCCGCATCGCCGCCAGCGATCCGGTGATGTGGCGCGACATCTTCCTGAACAACCGCGAGGCGGTTCTGGAGATTTTGCAGCGCTTCACCGAGGATCTGACGGCGCTGCAACGCTCCATCCGCTGGGGCGAGGGCGAGCAGTTGCAGGATCACTTCACCAAGACGCGCGCCGTGCGCCGCGGGATCATCGACGCCAAGCAGGCTTAA
- the ahpC gene encoding alkyl hydroperoxide reductase subunit C, whose protein sequence is MSLINSEIKPFAAKAFKNGKFIDVTDADLKGKWSVVFFYPADFTFVCPTELEDLADNYAEFQKLGVEIYSVSTDTHFCHKAWHDTSPAIGKIQYTMLADPTLAISRNFEVLIEEAGLADRGTFVVDPDGKIQIVEITAGGVGRDAKELLRKIKAVQYVAAHPGEVCPAKWQEGEKTLAPSLDLVGKI, encoded by the coding sequence ATGTCTTTGATCAACAGCGAGATTAAGCCCTTCGCCGCCAAGGCCTTCAAGAATGGCAAGTTCATCGACGTGACCGACGCCGACCTGAAGGGCAAGTGGTCGGTCGTGTTCTTCTACCCGGCCGACTTCACCTTCGTCTGCCCGACGGAGCTGGAAGACCTGGCCGACAACTACGCCGAGTTCCAGAAGCTGGGCGTCGAGATCTACAGCGTCTCGACCGACACCCACTTCTGCCACAAGGCCTGGCACGACACCTCGCCGGCCATCGGCAAGATCCAGTACACCATGCTGGCCGACCCGACGCTGGCGATCAGCCGCAACTTCGAGGTCCTGATCGAGGAAGCCGGTCTGGCCGACCGCGGCACCTTCGTCGTCGACCCGGACGGCAAGATCCAGATCGTCGAGATCACCGCCGGCGGTGTCGGCCGCGACGCCAAGGAGCTGCTGCGCAAGATCAAGGCCGTCCAGTACGTCGCCGCCCACCCGGGCGAGGTCTGCCCGGCCAAGTGGCAGGAAGGCGAGAAGACCCTCGCCCCGTCGCTCGACCTCGTCGGCAAGATCTAA
- the ahpF gene encoding alkyl hydroperoxide reductase subunit F, with the protein MLDANLKTQLKAYLERITNPITLVASLDGGAKSQEMLGLLEDIASLSDKITLDRNGADSRKPSFAIIRDGSDIGVTFAGLPMGHEFNSLVLALLQVGGHPSKESEELLEQIRTLDGDFRFETYFSLTCQNCPDVVQALNLMSALNPRIKHVAIDGALFQQEVEQRQVMAVPTVFLNGEPFAQGRMDVAQIVAKLDTGAVARAAEKIKTKAPFEVLVIGGGPAGAAAAIYAARKGIRTGVAAERFGGQVLDTMAIENFISVSHTEGPKLAAALEQHVKDYEVDVMNLQTATALIPASQEGGLIEVKLANGASLKSRTVVLSTGARWRSMNVPGESEYRNKGVAYCPHCDGPLFKGKRVAVIGGGNSGVEAAIDLAGIVSHVTLIEFDSQLRADAVLQRKLHSLPNVTVVVSAQTTEVHGDGNKVVGLSYKDRVGGELKRVDLEGIFVQIGLVPNTEWLKGTLALTPRGEIEVDNRGQTSLPGVFAAGDATTVPFKQIVIAMGEGAKAALAAFDHLIRTVPAEEAAPATIAAE; encoded by the coding sequence ATGCTGGACGCCAATCTGAAGACGCAGTTGAAGGCCTATCTGGAGCGCATCACCAACCCGATCACGCTGGTGGCGTCGCTGGACGGCGGGGCGAAGTCGCAGGAGATGCTGGGCCTGCTGGAAGACATCGCGTCGCTGTCGGACAAAATCACGCTCGACCGCAACGGCGCCGACAGCCGCAAGCCCTCCTTCGCCATCATCCGCGACGGCAGCGACATCGGCGTCACCTTCGCCGGCCTGCCGATGGGGCACGAGTTCAACTCGCTGGTCCTGGCCCTGCTCCAGGTCGGCGGCCATCCGTCGAAGGAGTCCGAGGAGCTGCTTGAGCAGATCCGCACCCTGGACGGCGATTTCCGCTTCGAGACCTATTTCTCGCTGACCTGCCAGAACTGCCCCGACGTCGTCCAGGCGCTGAACCTGATGAGCGCGCTGAACCCGCGGATCAAGCATGTCGCCATCGACGGCGCACTGTTCCAGCAGGAGGTCGAGCAGCGCCAGGTGATGGCCGTCCCCACCGTCTTCCTGAACGGCGAGCCCTTCGCCCAGGGCCGGATGGACGTGGCGCAGATCGTCGCCAAGCTGGACACCGGCGCCGTCGCCCGCGCCGCCGAGAAGATCAAGACCAAGGCCCCGTTCGAGGTGCTGGTGATCGGCGGCGGCCCGGCCGGCGCCGCCGCCGCCATCTACGCCGCCCGCAAGGGCATCCGCACCGGCGTGGCGGCCGAGCGGTTCGGCGGTCAGGTGCTCGACACCATGGCGATCGAGAACTTCATCTCGGTCTCCCACACCGAGGGGCCGAAGCTGGCCGCGGCGCTCGAACAGCACGTCAAGGACTATGAGGTCGACGTGATGAACCTGCAGACCGCCACCGCCCTGATCCCGGCCAGCCAGGAAGGCGGCCTGATCGAGGTGAAGCTGGCGAACGGCGCCTCGCTCAAGTCACGCACAGTGGTGCTGTCGACCGGCGCCCGCTGGCGCTCGATGAATGTCCCGGGCGAGTCGGAATACCGCAACAAGGGTGTCGCCTACTGCCCGCACTGCGACGGTCCGCTGTTCAAGGGCAAGCGCGTGGCGGTGATCGGCGGCGGCAACTCCGGTGTCGAGGCGGCGATCGACCTCGCCGGCATCGTCTCGCACGTCACGCTGATCGAGTTCGACAGCCAGCTGCGCGCCGACGCGGTGTTGCAACGCAAGCTGCACAGCCTGCCCAACGTCACCGTCGTCGTCTCGGCCCAGACCACCGAGGTGCATGGCGACGGCAACAAGGTCGTCGGCCTGTCCTACAAGGACCGCGTCGGCGGCGAGCTGAAGCGAGTCGATCTGGAAGGCATCTTCGTGCAGATCGGTCTGGTGCCGAACACCGAATGGCTGAAGGGCACGCTGGCCCTGACCCCGCGCGGCGAGATCGAGGTGGACAACCGCGGCCAGACCTCGCTGCCCGGCGTGTTCGCCGCCGGCGATGCGACGACGGTGCCGTTCAAGCAGATCGTCATCGCCATGGGCGAGGGTGCCAAGGCTGCGCTGGCTGCCTTCGACCACCTGATCCGCACCGTGCCGGCCGAGGAAGCCGCGCCGGCGACCATCGCGGCGGAGTGA